The following coding sequences lie in one Listeria ivanovii subsp. londoniensis genomic window:
- a CDS encoding IS3 family transposase — protein sequence MTCRTCFYKKAPRFRNGCPRTTQERDARIIHELRSEFRLTILLQATKFPKATYMYWQKRLEQKNPNASLEKKIQEIFDEHHGNYGYRRIQLALKAQGIKVNQKKVRRIMGKLGLKGSKFIRKSRRYNSYKGTIGRVAKNRIRRRFYTSIPHQKVTTDTSEFKYYERDKNKQLVIKKLYLDPFLDMFNGEILSYRISERPNAKAIMDAQKEAMDRTDDCPYRRTFHSDQGWAYQMKAYKKQLTKQNIFQSMSRKGNCFDNSPMENFFGLLKQEMYYGVIYASFKQLKQAIEDWIHYYNHHRIKTKLGCSPIQYREQMTA from the coding sequence ATTACGTGCAGAACTTGCTTTTATAAAAAAGCTCCGCGCTTTAGGAATGGATGTCCCAGAACGACTCAAGAACGAGATGCCCGAATCATCCACGAACTCCGAAGTGAGTTCCGATTAACGATTCTTCTACAAGCCACAAAATTTCCTAAAGCGACCTACATGTATTGGCAAAAACGATTAGAACAGAAAAATCCAAATGCATCATTAGAGAAAAAGATTCAAGAAATTTTTGATGAGCATCACGGAAACTATGGCTATCGCCGGATTCAACTAGCGTTGAAGGCACAAGGAATAAAGGTCAATCAGAAAAAAGTTCGACGAATTATGGGTAAACTTGGGCTAAAAGGATCCAAGTTTATTCGGAAATCTCGCAGATATAATTCTTACAAAGGAACTATTGGACGAGTGGCAAAAAACCGTATTCGTCGACGTTTTTATACATCCATTCCTCATCAAAAAGTGACCACGGATACATCGGAATTCAAATATTACGAGCGTGATAAAAACAAGCAGCTAGTTATCAAAAAATTGTATTTAGATCCTTTCCTTGATATGTTTAACGGAGAAATTTTATCGTATCGAATTTCTGAGCGTCCCAACGCTAAAGCCATTATGGATGCCCAAAAAGAAGCGATGGACCGTACCGATGATTGCCCCTATCGTCGTACGTTCCACTCTGACCAAGGATGGGCTTACCAAATGAAAGCATACAAAAAGCAGTTAACCAAGCAAAACATCTTTCAAAGTATGTCACGAAAAGGGAACTGTTTTGACAATTCTCCGATGGAGAATTTCTTTGGACTGTTAAAGCAAGAAATGTATTACGGGGTAATTTATGCCAGCTTTAAACAGTTGAAGCAAGCAATAGAAGATTGGATACATTACTACAATCATCATCGAATTAAAACGAAACTTGGTTGTAGTCCTATTCAGTACCGCGAACAGATGACCGCATAA
- a CDS encoding YuzB family protein gives MNPIVEFCVNNLASGADAAFAKLDADDSLDVIEYDCLTYCDLCATSLFALVDGEVVRGETPDELVANIYTFLEENPF, from the coding sequence ATGAATCCAATTGTGGAGTTTTGCGTGAATAATTTAGCTAGTGGAGCAGATGCAGCATTTGCAAAATTGGATGCGGATGATAGTTTAGATGTGATTGAATATGATTGTCTCACTTACTGTGATTTATGCGCAACTAGCTTGTTTGCTTTAGTAGACGGGGAAGTAGTTCGGGGAGAAACGCCGGATGAACTAGTGGCAAACATCTATACATTTTTGGAAGAGAATCCGTTTTAA
- a CDS encoding YuzD family protein produces MVNEAKLYVYGSTTICASCVGAPSSKETEEWLRAAIGRKFSGQPFVVEYVDIFNPPSETEIRDIANKIVDEDYMYPVIVVDGEIIAEGNPRLKDIYQVMTNRGYSATM; encoded by the coding sequence ATGGTAAATGAAGCAAAGTTATATGTATATGGTTCAACGACTATTTGTGCGAGTTGTGTCGGAGCGCCCTCCTCGAAAGAGACTGAGGAATGGCTTCGGGCGGCGATTGGAAGGAAGTTTTCTGGGCAGCCATTTGTCGTTGAGTACGTGGATATTTTTAATCCGCCGAGTGAAACGGAGATTAGAGATATAGCGAATAAAATTGTGGATGAGGACTATATGTATCCAGTTATAGTGGTTGATGGGGAAATTATCGCAGAAGGTAATCCGCGGTTAAAAGATATCTATCAAGTAATGACGAATCGAGGCTACTCAGCGACAATGTAA